The sequence GTACCGGAGCGAGCCGCCGCCTGCGCATTGCTGGCCAAACACCAGGAATCGTATACGGTGGTTCTGACGCGCCAGTTAACCTGTCGCTCGATCACAACGCGCTTTACCACGCGCTGAAGAAAGAAGCATTCCACTCTTCGATCCTTGATCTGGAAATCGACGGCGCTGTGCAAAAAGTGTTGTTGCGCGACTTCCAAGTCCACGCATACAAACAGTTAGTCTTGCACGCAGATTTCCAACGCGTAGACGCGACACACGCGATCCACGTTAAAGTCCCACTGCATTTCATCAACGCAGACGTTTCGCCAGCAGTGAAATTGTCGGCTGGTATCATCAGCCACGTTATCACTGACCTGGACATTTCTTGCTTGCCTAAAGACTTGCCAGAGTTCGTCGAAGTTGATCTGTCCGCTCTGGATGTGGGTCACTCGATTCACTTGGTCGACCTGAAGTTGCCTAATGGCGTGACAGTTGTCAGCCAGGAAAATCTGACAATCGCAACTGCTGCGATTCCAGCTGGTAAGGTTGAAGCTGAAGTACCTGCTTCCGTTGTTGCCGCTGCTGCTCCTGCTGCAGAAAAAAAATAATGTAATTAGTCAGCATGTTTTGTGACGAGAGAACCCGCCCCTTGTGGCGGGTTTTTTTTATTACCATCCTTATACCCAACTAATCCACGATCCCTAACCAGCTATCGGACGATCCCAATCACGATAGTCGTAACATTGACGGTGAACTAACCAGATTGCAACAGTTGGGTATTTACCCCTAAAATCGATACAAGAGCGTAAAGCTGCCTAAT is a genomic window of Glaciimonas sp. CA11.2 containing:
- a CDS encoding 50S ribosomal protein L25/general stress protein Ctc: MKVIAFVRKELGTGASRRLRIAGQTPGIVYGGSDAPVNLSLDHNALYHALKKEAFHSSILDLEIDGAVQKVLLRDFQVHAYKQLVLHADFQRVDATHAIHVKVPLHFINADVSPAVKLSAGIISHVITDLDISCLPKDLPEFVEVDLSALDVGHSIHLVDLKLPNGVTVVSQENLTIATAAIPAGKVEAEVPASVVAAAAPAAEKK